A single Brachionichthys hirsutus isolate HB-005 chromosome 17, CSIRO-AGI_Bhir_v1, whole genome shotgun sequence DNA region contains:
- the LOC137906409 gene encoding ATP-dependent RNA helicase DDX39A — translation MAETDVDNELLDYEEDEEPQGAPESGTPANKKEVKGSYVSIHSSGFRDFLLKPELLRAIVDCGFEHPSEVQHECIPQAILGMDILCQAKSGMGKTAVFVLATLQQIEPVDGQVSVLVMCHTRELAFQISKEYERFSKYMPSVKVSVFFGGLAIQKDEEVLKKNCPHIVVGTPGRTLALIHNKTLNLKNIKHFVLDECDKMLEQLDMRRDVQEIFRLTPHEKQVMMFSATLSKDIRPVCRKFMQDPMEVFVDDETKLTLHGLQQYYCKLKDSEKNRKLFDLLDVLEFNQVVIFVKSMHRCVALSQLLVEQNFPAIAIHRGMAQEERLSRYQQFKDFQARILVATNLFGRGMDIERVNIVFNYDMPEDSDTYLHRVARAGRFGTKGLAITFVSDESDAKILNEVQDRFEVNVAELPEEIDISSYIEQSR, via the exons ATGGCTGAGACCGATGTTGATAATGAACTTCTGGAttatgaggaagatgaggagccCCAGGGGGCCCCGGAGAGTGGCACCCCAGCAAACAAAAAGGAGGTGAAGGGGTCCTACGTATCCATCCACAGCTCCGGATTCAGAGACTTTCTCCTCAAGCCCGAGCTGCTCCGCGCCATTGTCGACTGTGGCTTTGAGCATCCTTCAGAAG tgcaACATGAGTGCATTCCTCAAGCTATCCTCGGCATGGACATCCTTTGTCAGGCCAAGTCTGGTATGGGAAAAACGGCAGTGTTTGTTCTGGCCACCCTGCAGCAGATTGAACCTGTGGACGGCCAG GTGTCTGTCCTTGTTATGTGCCACACACGAGAGTTGGCCTTCCAGATCAGCAAAGAGTACGAGCGCTTCTCAAAGTACATGCCCAGTGTCAAGGTGTCCGTGTTCTTCGGCGGTCTGGCCATCCAGAAGGACGAGGAAGTCCTGAAGAAGAACTGCCCTCACATTGTTGTAGGAACTCCTGGACGCACCTTGGCACTCATCCACAACAAGACCCTCAACCTGAAGAACATCAAACACTTTGTGCTCGACGAGTGCGACAAGATGCTGGAGCAGCTTG ACATGAGGCGCGACGTACAGGAAATCTTCAGGCTGACACCCCATGAGAAACAGGTTATGATGTTCAGCGCAACACTGAGCAAGGACATCCGCCCTGTCTGCCGCAAGTTCATGCAGGAT CCCATGGAAGTGTTTGTGGACGATGAGACCAAGCTGACACTCCATGGCTTGCAGCAGTATTACTGCAAGCTGAAGGACAGCGAGAAGAACAGAAAACTCTTTGACCTGCTCGATGTGCTGGAGTTCAACCAG gtGGTGATCTTTGTTAAGAGCATGCACCGTTGTGTGGCTTTGTCCCAGCTGCTGGTGGAGCAGAACTTCCCTGCCATCGCCATCCACAGGGGCATGGCACAGGAGGAAAG GTTATCCCGGTACCAGCAGTTTAAAGATTTCCAGGCGCGAATCCTGGTTGCAACCAACCTGTTTGGACGAGGGATGGACATTGAGCGCGTCAACATTGTCTTCAACTATGACATGCCAGAGGATTCTGACACATACCTTCACCGA GTGGCCCGTGCTGGCAGGTTTGGGACCAAAGGCCTCGCCATCACCTTTGTGTCAGATGAGAGTGATGCCAAGATCCTGAATGAAGTCCAAGACCGCTTTGAGGTTAACGTCGCAGAGCTGCCGGAGGAGATCGACATCTCCTCCTACA ttGAGCAGTCCAGATGA